The Enteractinococcus fodinae genome has a segment encoding these proteins:
- a CDS encoding DNA/RNA helicase domain-containing protein — MTSFRIVEHHGYQDLFASLRSGFEIGPIDIANPTRREIDEKLQNWPVVYTLSSTSEIYIGESRNAVTRMRQHHLNNEKKNLDRLHIIVDRTFNKSAALDLEAYLIRLFSGEGQFSVLNRNDGIVDSDYFNREKYQETFDEIFEELRSRGFFSRSIEEIQNLDLYKFSPFKAPSMEQATTGAEIVERFLRDKRLGVQGEEVVQGGAGTGKTVLAVYLLKLLRDIERSDVSEEREADTMFSEFFTAENQELLTGFTAGLVIPQQSLRNSVKKVFQNTPDMGDIEVLSPFDVGEKEGTFDILVVDETHRLNHRANQPSGMQNKRFREINEGLFGEDRDDLTQLDWIREKSHQRILMIDHNQTVRPADIRKQIVDELVTQAQNNNRYFTLKSQMRVKAGSDYPGFIRALLEGRVTEEAPDFGNEYEFGIFSDLGNMRDAIIERDRKFELSRLVAGYAWMWKSKRDRDAFDIEEGGLKLRWNSTDKDWINSKNSLNEVGSIHTVQGYDLNYAGVIIGRDLRMDPHSGEIYFDRTNYFDKKGFENNPRLGITYSDQDILEYVRNIYSVLLSRGIRGTFIYVCDEPLREYFMKYLLHLD, encoded by the coding sequence ATGACCAGCTTTAGGATCGTTGAGCATCACGGCTACCAAGATTTATTTGCTAGTCTCCGCTCAGGTTTCGAAATAGGACCTATCGACATAGCTAACCCCACCCGTCGTGAGATCGATGAGAAGCTGCAGAATTGGCCTGTCGTTTATACGCTGAGCAGTACCAGCGAGATCTACATTGGCGAGTCACGGAATGCCGTGACACGAATGCGCCAACACCATCTGAACAACGAAAAGAAGAATCTCGACCGACTTCACATCATCGTCGACAGGACCTTCAATAAGTCTGCGGCGCTGGATTTAGAAGCGTACCTAATTCGTCTTTTTTCGGGTGAGGGTCAATTCAGCGTCCTGAACCGTAATGACGGGATCGTCGATTCTGATTATTTTAATCGAGAAAAATACCAAGAGACCTTCGACGAGATCTTCGAAGAGTTGAGGTCCAGGGGATTCTTCTCAAGAAGCATTGAAGAGATCCAAAACCTCGATCTTTACAAGTTTTCGCCGTTCAAAGCGCCTTCTATGGAACAAGCGACTACTGGCGCTGAAATCGTCGAGCGTTTTCTTCGAGATAAAAGACTGGGTGTTCAAGGTGAGGAAGTAGTCCAAGGCGGGGCCGGGACAGGAAAAACTGTTTTGGCAGTCTACCTCTTGAAGCTACTCAGAGATATTGAGCGAAGCGATGTTAGTGAGGAACGGGAGGCAGATACTATGTTCTCGGAATTCTTCACAGCCGAAAACCAGGAGTTGTTAACAGGCTTCACGGCTGGTCTGGTAATACCCCAACAATCGCTACGCAATTCAGTCAAGAAGGTCTTCCAGAACACGCCTGATATGGGAGATATCGAAGTATTATCCCCCTTTGACGTTGGTGAAAAGGAAGGTACTTTCGACATCCTGGTCGTTGATGAAACGCACCGTTTGAATCACAGAGCAAATCAGCCGTCGGGAATGCAGAATAAGCGATTTAGAGAAATCAATGAAGGACTCTTTGGTGAAGACCGCGATGACCTAACCCAGTTAGATTGGATAAGAGAAAAATCTCATCAACGTATTCTGATGATCGATCATAATCAAACAGTTCGTCCCGCTGACATCCGCAAACAAATCGTTGACGAACTCGTGACTCAGGCTCAGAATAATAACCGTTATTTCACCTTGAAAAGCCAAATGCGTGTGAAGGCTGGGTCAGACTATCCAGGCTTCATCCGTGCCTTGCTCGAAGGCAGGGTTACAGAAGAAGCCCCTGACTTTGGTAATGAGTATGAGTTCGGCATTTTCAGCGATCTTGGCAATATGCGAGACGCAATTATTGAGCGAGACCGAAAATTTGAATTGTCTCGACTCGTAGCAGGCTACGCGTGGATGTGGAAGAGCAAACGCGATAGAGACGCTTTTGATATTGAAGAAGGCGGTCTTAAGCTCCGCTGGAACTCGACAGATAAAGACTGGATAAACTCGAAGAATTCATTGAATGAAGTGGGCTCTATCCATACAGTCCAAGGGTATGACCTCAATTATGCAGGTGTCATCATCGGACGAGATCTACGAATGGATCCACATTCTGGGGAAATCTACTTCGATCGCACCAACTACTTCGATAAGAAGGGCTTCGAAAACAACCCAAGATTAGGTATCACATATTCCGATCAAGATATTCTGGAGTACGTTCGAAATATCTACTCTGTGTTGTTGAGCCGAGGCATCAGAGGTACCTTTATCTATGTTTGCGATGAACCACTGCGCGAGTATTTCATGAAGTACCTTCTGCATCTCGACTAG
- a CDS encoding nucleotide pyrophosphohydrolase, whose protein sequence is MEKPRPDESVIQSLTDFVAEREWAQFHSEGNLAKSIAIEAGELLECYQWDDGEASDEVESELADVLTYGYLLAMKIGKSPAELILNKLEITRRKYPAEKARGTSRKYDQL, encoded by the coding sequence ATGGAAAAGCCTAGACCAGACGAGAGTGTCATTCAATCTCTGACAGATTTTGTGGCCGAACGGGAGTGGGCGCAGTTCCATTCCGAGGGGAACCTAGCAAAATCGATAGCAATAGAAGCTGGTGAGCTCCTCGAATGTTATCAATGGGACGATGGTGAAGCGTCCGATGAAGTGGAATCGGAATTGGCTGATGTGCTTACATACGGCTATCTGCTAGCGATGAAGATCGGAAAATCACCTGCTGAGTTAATCCTTAACAAACTCGAGATTACTCGCCGCAAGTATCCAGCTGAGAAAGCTAGAGGGACGAGCCGCAAGTATGACCAGCTTTAG
- a CDS encoding YDG/SRA domain-containing protein — MSALSDLTDPSAVLRTIEEFKDLGRETFLQKHGQHASARYFVSVDGLHIDSKPLLSVAYGYQYPDRGALHVREFAGGAETRAALSRFGYELVDLHEASPDVVYGEIDDCPPGTIFKNRSEAFDAGVHRTLQAGIAGQAGGTQSICLSGGYSDDEIDGDLITYTGFGGRNASTGKHDADQQLRSGNLGLVKNHELGQPVRVLVKISVLSGNSSDTEYLYLGLFSVIGWAWGTRDGYKVLVYQLRAVRDQSLIPEEVALSLARGEELPVPRKVATVNRFVRNPAVAESVKKLYADTCQICGFQLRTAAGTYSEAAHIRPLGIPHKGPDSLSNLLCLCPNCHTQFDGHALTVTPDGTVLKFDDPVGKLTVDDRHQLDFAQLAYQREISTGKTVGA, encoded by the coding sequence ATGAGTGCATTGTCGGATTTGACGGACCCGTCCGCTGTTTTGCGCACGATTGAAGAGTTCAAGGACCTGGGCCGTGAGACGTTTTTGCAGAAGCATGGGCAGCATGCTTCTGCTCGATATTTTGTGAGCGTTGACGGGCTGCATATTGATTCCAAGCCGTTGTTATCGGTTGCCTATGGGTATCAGTATCCGGATCGAGGAGCGTTGCATGTCCGCGAGTTCGCTGGTGGGGCCGAAACTCGTGCGGCACTTTCTCGCTTTGGGTACGAGTTGGTTGATTTGCATGAGGCTAGCCCCGATGTTGTCTACGGGGAGATTGATGATTGTCCTCCTGGGACGATCTTCAAGAATCGGAGTGAGGCTTTTGATGCGGGAGTTCACCGAACGCTCCAAGCGGGGATTGCTGGTCAGGCCGGTGGGACTCAGTCAATTTGTCTTTCAGGGGGGTATTCGGATGATGAGATCGATGGGGATCTGATTACTTATACCGGGTTTGGTGGGCGCAATGCGTCCACTGGGAAACATGACGCCGATCAGCAGCTACGTTCGGGAAACTTGGGCCTGGTAAAAAACCATGAGCTGGGCCAACCTGTTCGAGTGTTGGTGAAGATATCGGTGCTTTCGGGCAATTCTTCAGACACGGAGTATCTGTATCTTGGTCTGTTCTCAGTGATTGGCTGGGCTTGGGGGACAAGGGACGGCTACAAGGTCTTGGTCTACCAGTTGAGGGCGGTTAGGGACCAAAGCCTGATTCCTGAAGAGGTCGCTCTGAGCCTCGCTCGAGGTGAGGAGTTGCCGGTGCCGAGGAAAGTGGCAACTGTAAATCGATTTGTCCGCAATCCTGCCGTTGCTGAATCGGTGAAGAAACTCTATGCGGATACATGCCAGATTTGCGGCTTTCAACTGCGAACTGCTGCTGGTACATACTCAGAAGCAGCGCACATACGGCCTCTGGGGATACCTCACAAGGGACCGGATTCTTTGAGTAATCTCTTGTGCCTTTGCCCTAACTGCCATACTCAGTTTGATGGCCATGCGTTGACTGTGACACCTGATGGCACGGTGCTGAAATTTGACGATCCTGTAGGCAAGCTGACTGTTGATGATCGGCACCAGTTGGACTTTGCCCAGCTGGCGTATCAGCGAGAAATTTCCACAGGTAAAACTGTAGGCGCCTAG
- a CDS encoding DLW-39 family protein gives MKKVLLGLAMIAAAGVTYKIVADRKEAQDIWAAATDIIE, from the coding sequence ATGAAAAAAGTTCTTCTAGGACTTGCCATGATCGCTGCTGCAGGTGTAACTTATAAGATTGTTGCTGATCGCAAAGAAGCTCAAGACATTTGGGCAGCAGCAACAGATATAATCGAATAA
- a CDS encoding DUF3566 domain-containing protein, with protein sequence MSKTQAAKPTKGGSKPAGKSKAKAGTGKGLVRPAPKAKARRAKLVMAKIDAWSVFKISFLLSVGLGIVTVVAGIFLWTTMDLTGIFDDINALLGTVLGTEGGGTQIQELITLGQVASMTTIIAVLNVVLITIAATLAALLYNVCASLVGGIGLTLTDD encoded by the coding sequence GTGAGTAAGACTCAAGCCGCCAAACCCACCAAGGGTGGAAGCAAGCCGGCTGGCAAAAGCAAAGCGAAAGCTGGCACTGGTAAAGGCCTCGTTCGTCCAGCGCCGAAAGCCAAAGCACGCCGCGCGAAGCTCGTCATGGCCAAGATCGACGCCTGGTCGGTCTTTAAGATCTCCTTCCTGCTGTCCGTAGGCCTCGGGATCGTCACCGTGGTCGCAGGGATCTTCCTGTGGACCACCATGGACCTCACCGGGATCTTCGACGACATCAACGCCCTGCTCGGCACCGTGCTGGGTACCGAAGGCGGCGGAACGCAGATCCAAGAGCTCATTACGCTCGGTCAGGTTGCCTCGATGACCACTATCATCGCCGTGCTCAACGTTGTATTAATCACCATCGCAGCCACCCTTGCAGCGCTGTTATACAACGTTTGTGCTTCACTTGTTGGCGGTATCGGTCTTACCCTCACAGACGACTAA
- the gyrA gene encoding DNA gyrase subunit A: MSDEQTPTTDQPERSGSGVDQIDLQTEMKRSYLDYAMAVIVGRALPDVRDGLKPVHRRVIYAMFDGGYRPERSFNKSARVVGEVMGNYHPHGDSAIYDTLVRLVQDWVMRYPLALGQGNFGSPGNDGAAAQRYTETKMAPLAMEMVRDIDEDTVDFQDNYDGKQQEPTVLPARYPNLLVNGSTGIAVGMATQIPPHNLREVAEGVQWYLDNPEASREELLEALLKRIKGPDFPSGAQILGHAGIEQAYRTGRGSITMRAVVNVEEIQNRTCLVITELPYMANPDNLARRIAELINEGKLSGIADVRDETSGRTGQRLIIILKRDAVPKVVLNNLYKHTALQENFSANMLALVDGVPRTLSLDGFVHYWVKHQVEVIVRRTAFRKRKAEERAHILQGLLKALDMLDEVISTIRASASADVAREELKNLLSIDDEQARAILLMQLRQLAALERQNIQDEYDELQAKIAEYTEILESPLRQREVISEELAGIVERHGDERRTEILYGYDGDMSIEDLIPEEEVVVTITRSGYVKRTKVDNYRAQNRGGKGVRGAALRDEDVVEHFFTTSTHNWLLFFTNFGRVYRIKGYELQEAGRDARGQHVANVLAFQPDEHIAQVMTLETYEDAPYLVLATKSGMVKKTRLEDYDSPRQAGLIAINLNEGDEVVAAKLIDNTDDLILVSRKGQSLRFTATDEALRPMGRATAGVKGMKFREEDELLTMGVITEDSYVFTITDGGFAKRTSVDEYRTQNRGGYGIKVANLPEARGELVGGEVVQDDSEVLVIMESGNVVRSAVEQVPIRGRDTMGVIFASPGKNDRIVGATLNYKIDELEDDAEEGDEPEDETPTDESTVPDQVSSDTDRNDEGA; the protein is encoded by the coding sequence GTGAGTGACGAGCAAACACCAACTACCGACCAGCCAGAACGGTCCGGATCCGGCGTAGATCAGATTGATCTCCAGACCGAAATGAAACGGTCTTACCTCGATTACGCCATGGCCGTGATCGTGGGACGCGCCCTGCCTGACGTCCGAGACGGGCTGAAACCCGTCCACCGTCGCGTCATCTACGCGATGTTCGACGGCGGCTACCGCCCGGAGCGTTCCTTCAATAAATCCGCCCGCGTGGTCGGCGAAGTCATGGGTAACTACCACCCACACGGTGACTCGGCCATCTACGACACTCTGGTGCGCCTGGTCCAAGACTGGGTCATGCGCTACCCGCTGGCCCTAGGCCAAGGCAACTTCGGTTCCCCCGGTAACGACGGGGCTGCCGCCCAGCGTTACACCGAAACCAAGATGGCACCGCTGGCCATGGAAATGGTCCGCGACATCGACGAAGACACCGTCGACTTCCAGGACAACTACGACGGCAAACAGCAAGAACCCACTGTCCTGCCGGCCCGCTACCCGAACCTGCTGGTCAACGGTTCCACCGGTATCGCGGTCGGGATGGCCACCCAGATCCCACCGCACAACCTGCGCGAAGTCGCCGAAGGTGTCCAGTGGTACCTGGATAACCCAGAGGCCAGCCGCGAAGAGCTGCTCGAAGCCCTGCTGAAACGCATCAAGGGCCCAGACTTCCCATCGGGCGCCCAAATCCTCGGCCACGCCGGTATCGAACAGGCCTACCGCACCGGCCGCGGGTCGATCACCATGCGCGCCGTGGTCAATGTTGAAGAGATCCAGAATCGCACCTGCTTGGTCATCACCGAGCTGCCCTACATGGCCAACCCGGACAACCTCGCCCGCCGCATCGCCGAGCTGATCAACGAGGGCAAACTGTCCGGCATCGCCGATGTCCGCGACGAAACCTCCGGTCGTACCGGTCAGCGCCTGATCATTATTCTCAAGCGCGACGCCGTGCCAAAGGTTGTGCTGAACAACCTGTATAAGCACACGGCACTGCAAGAAAACTTCTCGGCCAACATGCTGGCCCTGGTCGACGGTGTGCCACGCACCCTGTCGTTGGACGGATTCGTCCACTACTGGGTCAAACACCAGGTCGAAGTCATCGTTCGCCGTACGGCCTTCCGGAAACGCAAGGCCGAAGAACGCGCCCACATCCTGCAGGGCCTGCTCAAAGCCCTGGATATGCTCGACGAGGTCATCTCGACCATTCGCGCCTCGGCATCCGCCGATGTGGCCCGCGAAGAGCTCAAGAACCTGCTGAGCATCGACGACGAACAAGCTCGCGCGATCCTGCTGATGCAGCTGCGCCAGCTGGCCGCCCTGGAACGCCAAAACATCCAGGACGAATACGACGAGCTGCAAGCCAAGATCGCCGAATACACCGAGATCCTCGAATCACCGCTGCGTCAGCGCGAAGTCATCTCGGAAGAACTCGCCGGCATTGTCGAACGCCACGGCGATGAACGCCGCACCGAGATCCTCTACGGCTACGACGGCGACATGTCGATCGAAGACCTCATCCCAGAAGAAGAAGTCGTCGTCACCATCACCCGGTCCGGGTACGTCAAGCGCACCAAGGTCGATAACTACCGCGCGCAGAACCGCGGCGGGAAAGGTGTCCGTGGTGCCGCCCTACGCGACGAAGACGTGGTCGAACACTTCTTCACCACCTCAACGCACAACTGGCTGTTATTCTTCACGAACTTTGGCCGGGTCTACCGGATCAAAGGCTACGAATTGCAAGAAGCCGGCCGTGACGCCCGTGGTCAACACGTCGCCAACGTCCTGGCGTTCCAGCCCGATGAGCACATCGCCCAGGTCATGACACTAGAGACCTATGAGGACGCCCCGTACCTGGTGCTGGCCACCAAGTCGGGCATGGTCAAAAAGACCCGCCTGGAAGACTACGACAGCCCGCGCCAAGCCGGCCTGATCGCGATCAACCTCAACGAGGGCGACGAGGTCGTAGCAGCCAAGCTGATCGACAACACCGATGACCTTATTCTCGTCTCCCGCAAGGGCCAGTCGCTGCGCTTCACCGCAACCGATGAAGCCCTACGCCCCATGGGCCGTGCGACCGCCGGGGTCAAGGGCATGAAATTCCGCGAAGAGGATGAACTGCTCACCATGGGAGTCATCACCGAAGACTCCTACGTCTTCACGATCACCGACGGCGGTTTCGCTAAGCGCACTTCCGTCGATGAGTACCGCACCCAAAACCGCGGTGGCTACGGCATTAAGGTCGCCAACCTGCCAGAAGCACGCGGCGAACTCGTCGGCGGTGAGGTCGTGCAGGACGATTCCGAGGTGTTAGTCATCATGGAATCCGGTAACGTCGTACGTTCAGCAGTAGAACAAGTCCCAATCCGCGGACGTGACACCATGGGCGTCATCTTTGCCTCCCCGGGTAAAAACGACCGCATCGTGGGTGCTACGCTCAACTACAAAATTGACGAACTCGAAGACGACGCCGAAGAAGGCGACGAGCCCGAGGACGAAACCCCAACAGATGAATCCACCGTCCCAGATCAGGTATCCTCGGATACTGACCGAAATGACGAAGGAGCATAG
- the gyrB gene encoding DNA topoisomerase (ATP-hydrolyzing) subunit B — protein sequence MATQAQSELQRVEHSYEAGDITVLEGLEAVRKRPGMYIGSTAERGLHHLVWEVVDNSVDEALAGHADTIHVTLLKDGGVRVEDNGRGIPVDMHPTENKPTVEVVMTVLHAGGKFGGGGYAVSGGLHGVGVSVVNALSSRVEAEIHRQGYIWTISFKNGGLLDDALQQGGTTDKTGTIITFYPDAEIFDTIEFDYETLRARFQQMAFLNKGLRITLTDEREQVVDASTADEIAGESHNETLAEAEAELQSDDGEDTESPEQTIRFVDYMYENGLLDYVTHLNKAKRAELIHDDVIAFEKEDVNQGMSIEVAMQWTTAYSESVHTYANTINTHEGGTHEEGFRGSLTSLVNRYARDKQILREKDENLTGDDIREGLTAVISVKIAEPQFEGQTKTKLGNSEVRGYVYSAMTEQLGDWLEAHPGPARDIIRKAQQAAHARMAARKARENARRKSPLESFGMPGKLSDCSSKDPSESEIYIVEGDSAGGSAKQGRDPRTQAILPLRGKILNVERARLDRALGNAEVQAMITAFGTGIGEEFDIEKVRYHKIVLMADADVDGQHITTLLLTLLFRYMRPLIEHGYVYLAQPPLYKIKWSNHQDEHVFTDEQRDEALARGQEKGWRLPKENAIQRYKGLGEMDYQELWETTMDPDRRTLLQVTMDDAAAADQVFSMLMGEDVESRRNFIQENAKDVRFLDI from the coding sequence ATGGCTACTCAAGCCCAGTCTGAGCTGCAACGCGTAGAGCATTCCTATGAAGCTGGCGACATCACCGTGCTGGAAGGCCTCGAAGCCGTCCGGAAGCGCCCGGGGATGTACATCGGGTCCACCGCAGAACGCGGGCTCCACCACCTCGTCTGGGAGGTCGTTGACAACTCGGTCGATGAGGCACTCGCCGGGCACGCAGATACCATTCATGTCACCCTGTTGAAGGACGGTGGCGTCCGGGTCGAGGACAATGGCCGCGGGATCCCCGTGGACATGCACCCAACCGAAAATAAACCCACCGTTGAAGTCGTCATGACCGTACTACACGCCGGCGGGAAGTTCGGCGGGGGAGGCTACGCGGTCTCCGGTGGTCTCCACGGTGTCGGTGTCTCGGTCGTCAACGCGCTCTCCTCTCGGGTCGAAGCCGAAATCCACCGCCAGGGTTACATCTGGACCATCTCGTTCAAAAACGGTGGACTGCTCGATGATGCGCTGCAACAGGGTGGCACTACCGATAAGACCGGGACGATCATTACGTTCTACCCGGATGCAGAAATCTTCGACACCATCGAATTCGACTACGAAACGCTGCGCGCACGGTTCCAGCAGATGGCGTTTTTGAATAAGGGCCTGCGCATCACGCTGACCGATGAGCGCGAGCAGGTCGTTGACGCCTCGACGGCCGATGAAATCGCCGGCGAAAGCCACAACGAAACACTGGCCGAGGCCGAAGCCGAACTGCAGTCTGACGACGGCGAAGACACTGAATCGCCAGAGCAGACCATTCGGTTTGTTGACTACATGTACGAAAACGGACTGCTGGACTACGTCACCCACCTGAATAAGGCCAAGCGCGCCGAACTCATTCACGACGACGTCATCGCCTTCGAAAAAGAAGACGTGAATCAGGGCATGTCCATCGAAGTGGCCATGCAGTGGACCACCGCGTACTCTGAATCGGTGCACACCTACGCCAATACAATCAACACCCACGAGGGCGGTACCCACGAAGAAGGCTTCCGTGGTTCGCTAACCTCGTTGGTCAACCGGTATGCGCGCGATAAGCAGATCCTGCGCGAAAAAGATGAAAACCTCACCGGTGACGACATCCGTGAAGGCCTCACCGCGGTCATTTCCGTCAAGATTGCCGAGCCGCAGTTCGAGGGCCAGACCAAAACCAAGCTGGGTAACTCCGAGGTCCGCGGTTACGTGTACTCGGCGATGACCGAACAGCTCGGCGACTGGCTCGAGGCTCACCCCGGACCGGCACGCGATATTATCCGCAAAGCCCAGCAGGCCGCTCACGCCCGCATGGCCGCCCGCAAGGCCCGCGAGAACGCTCGCCGCAAATCGCCGCTGGAATCCTTCGGCATGCCCGGCAAACTGTCCGACTGCTCCTCGAAGGACCCATCCGAGTCCGAAATTTACATCGTTGAGGGTGACTCGGCCGGTGGTTCGGCCAAGCAGGGCCGTGACCCACGCACCCAGGCGATCCTGCCGCTGCGCGGGAAGATCCTCAACGTCGAGCGCGCACGCCTGGACCGCGCGTTGGGCAACGCTGAAGTCCAAGCCATGATCACCGCGTTTGGTACCGGTATCGGTGAAGAATTCGACATCGAAAAAGTCCGCTACCACAAGATCGTGCTGATGGCCGACGCCGACGTCGACGGCCAGCACATCACCACGCTGCTGCTGACCCTGCTGTTCCGCTACATGCGCCCGCTGATTGAGCACGGCTACGTCTACCTGGCACAGCCACCGCTGTACAAGATCAAGTGGTCCAACCACCAAGACGAACACGTCTTCACCGATGAACAGCGGGACGAAGCACTGGCCCGCGGTCAAGAAAAAGGCTGGCGCCTGCCCAAAGAAAACGCCATCCAGCGCTACAAGGGTCTCGGCGAAATGGACTACCAGGAACTGTGGGAAACCACCATGGACCCAGATCGTCGCACCCTGCTGCAGGTCACCATGGACGACGCTGCAGCAGCCGACCAAGTCTTTTCGATGCTGATGGGCGAAGACGTCGAGTCCCGCCGGAACTTCATTCAGGAAAACGCCAAAGACGTGCGCTTCCTCGACATCTAA
- a CDS encoding DUF721 domain-containing protein produces MTDEPIEPEEDHIDAAAAALQRVRLAAAEAGYRPGMAGQFHRRSKKPRPKTEDYVRSVGPQPLGDVFSKFIAQRGWKEPVAVGSVLADWASVVGPQIAENAKVETFENAKLVLRASSTAWATQLRLLTPQLMHKFDEVLGPGVITKLEIKGPTGGSYGRRPRRR; encoded by the coding sequence ATGACTGATGAACCCATCGAACCCGAAGAAGACCACATTGATGCCGCCGCCGCAGCCCTACAACGGGTGCGTTTAGCCGCAGCGGAAGCCGGATACCGTCCCGGAATGGCCGGGCAATTTCATCGCCGATCGAAAAAGCCGCGCCCAAAAACAGAAGATTATGTCCGGTCCGTGGGCCCGCAGCCGTTAGGCGATGTGTTCTCGAAATTCATTGCCCAGCGCGGGTGGAAAGAACCGGTAGCCGTCGGGTCGGTACTGGCCGACTGGGCTTCCGTCGTGGGCCCGCAGATCGCAGAGAACGCGAAAGTCGAGACCTTTGAAAACGCTAAACTCGTGCTGCGCGCATCTTCAACGGCCTGGGCCACCCAGTTACGCCTACTCACCCCGCAGTTGATGCATAAATTCGACGAAGTCCTCGGTCCCGGTGTGATCACCAAGCTGGAAATTAAGGGCCCAACCGGCGGAAGTTATGGTCGTCGCCCGCGCCGCAGATAA
- the recF gene encoding DNA replication/repair protein RecF (All proteins in this family for which functions are known are DNA-binding proteins that assist the filamentation of RecA onto DNA for the initiation of recombination or recombinational repair.), producing MYLSHLSLTNYRSYEQAELDLKPGPNILVGANGVGKTNVAEAINYLAVQHSHRVSNDHPLVRIGHEQALARGRVHRGEQAISIEYEINPGKSNRVAINRGAPQPARQAYGIFKAVMFAPEDIELVSGQPDIRRRFMDDLIVQMRPALGDARRDFDRVLRQRNALLKSGRKPGAWTEEHETTLGVWNEHLSRAAARLINGRLHALRLLAIPTANTYAQLSNGNKPAGFSYQSTVPLASGQHAEVPDEAQLYQAVLTELESSYRAERDRGITLVGPHRDDMVITLGPAPAKGFASHGETWSLALALRLASYRVLVEDDPDPNAKPVLILDDVFAELDAARRSRLAEMTRDAEQLIITAAVAADIPAELTGTHIPVQMRDGISSPGEHHTDLATLKVLEANNFEDAEGSESPSERGDDD from the coding sequence GTGTACCTGTCACACCTGTCCCTGACCAATTATCGTTCTTACGAACAGGCCGAGCTTGACCTCAAGCCCGGTCCCAACATCCTGGTTGGTGCAAACGGTGTCGGCAAGACCAACGTAGCCGAGGCAATCAACTACCTGGCGGTCCAGCACTCGCATCGGGTATCCAATGATCACCCTCTGGTGCGCATCGGTCACGAGCAAGCACTGGCCAGAGGGCGCGTCCACCGCGGTGAACAGGCCATCTCCATCGAGTACGAGATCAACCCCGGCAAATCCAACCGGGTGGCGATCAACCGCGGGGCACCTCAACCAGCCCGCCAGGCCTACGGCATTTTCAAAGCCGTCATGTTTGCGCCCGAAGACATTGAACTGGTTAGCGGACAACCAGACATTCGCCGCCGATTCATGGACGACCTGATCGTCCAAATGCGTCCTGCACTCGGCGATGCTCGCCGCGACTTCGACCGCGTCTTACGCCAACGCAACGCACTACTAAAATCCGGTCGCAAACCCGGCGCCTGGACCGAAGAACACGAAACCACGCTGGGCGTGTGGAACGAACACCTCTCCCGAGCCGCAGCACGACTGATCAACGGGCGCCTGCATGCCTTAAGACTGCTGGCGATCCCCACCGCCAATACTTACGCGCAATTATCCAATGGCAATAAACCGGCGGGGTTTAGCTACCAATCCACGGTCCCGTTGGCATCCGGGCAGCACGCCGAAGTGCCCGATGAAGCTCAGCTCTACCAAGCGGTACTGACTGAACTCGAAAGTTCCTACCGTGCCGAACGCGACCGCGGCATCACCCTGGTGGGTCCCCACCGCGACGACATGGTCATCACTCTGGGCCCCGCCCCGGCCAAAGGATTCGCCTCCCACGGTGAGACTTGGTCGCTGGCCCTGGCGCTGCGGTTAGCCTCCTATCGGGTGTTGGTCGAGGACGATCCAGATCCGAATGCCAAACCGGTGCTCATTCTCGACGATGTCTTCGCCGAACTCGATGCTGCACGACGCAGCCGGCTGGCAGAAATGACCCGGGACGCCGAACAGCTGATCATCACGGCCGCGGTGGCCGCAGATATCCCAGCAGAACTCACCGGTACCCACATCCCGGTACAAATGCGCGACGGGATTTCGTCTCCGGGCGAGCACCACACGGATTTGGCAACCTTAAAGGTCCTTGAGGCTAACAACTTCGAAGATGCGGAAGGTTCCGAGTCCCCATCGGAGCGTGGCGACGATGACTGA